GCCGTATTCGTAGGACTGGCCCTGTTCGCACTCGGAGTACCACTGGCCCTGCCACTGGCGCTGCTCGAGTTCTTCGCCGCCTTCATCCCGTTGATCGGCTCACCGATCGCCCTCGCCGTCGCGGCCGTGGTGGCTCTGGCGGCCAAGGGCCCGATCGTGGCGGCCGTCGTCCTCACCCTGATCGTGGTCATCGGCCAGATCGAGGGCCATCTGCTGCACCCGCTGGTGATGGGCTGGGCCGTCCGCCTGCACCCAGTCGTGGTCGCGCTCTTGGTGATCGGCGGCGCCATCGCGGCGGGCGTGCTCGGAGCGGTGGTGGCGATGCCGCTGGTGTCAGTCCTCTGGTCGGTCCGTCAGACGCTGGCCCGCGCAAGTGAGTCCACGCCCGCGAAGGGTTGAGCGGTGTGCACCGGGAAGGGTGCGCCGAGGCGGAAGCGGGACCGGCCTCCTTGGCCGGCCTGCCCACGCGCTTGGGCCGGAAGCCGAACCGCTTGCCTCCGGGGACGTCGTCCTCGTCGGCCACGACCAGGGACGCGAGCAGCTCACGGGCCTTGACCGCGTCGGGAGGTTCGGGGAGTACTGGCCGGGAACCCCGCCCGGTAGGCCGCCGGAGTACCGGACGAATCCGTCCGCGCCCCGACTCGCCGCGGGGGAGGAGCAGGACCCCCGCCCCCGCCTCTTCCTCCGCGGCGACCTCACCAACGCGGAAGCGGGCCACCCACCGGTGCGCGCACTGTCGTGAGACTTCCCAGCTCCCTGGCCACATGCGCCACGGGACGCAGGCCCTGCACGACACGGCGCACCAGAAGGCATCTGCCGTGAAAGGTCAGCCGGGCATTAGCGTGGGCCATCAAGACCTCCGGTTGTGGTGAAGACAGGCGTCTCCACTACTCCCGGAAGTCTCCTCTTGATCAACTACCGACGCGAGTAACCAACCTCATGGCCGAGTACACCTAGCGGTCCCCCGTACGCTCCCCGCCGTAGACTTATCAGGGAGCTTGAGCCTTGCCAGACGTCCAGTTCAGGCGGGCCCCGCGAGATTGATCCCGCCAAGGGCGGCGGGATTGGAGTTTCCCACGGCTCTGGCCATCGCGGGCTCTCTCTCCAATGAGCGGAAGCCTCTGCCTCGCTTTGTGAGTGGTGGAATCCCCTCAGAAAGGACGTGGGCCAGATGAGCCACCTTGTGAGCCAGGCGCCCATCAGTGACATCACACTGGCCGCTTCGGCTGTGCGCTGGATTTTCCCCCTCGGTATAGCAGTGGTCGTAGTCGCTGTTCTGCTTGGCCTCGTCTGGTGGGACGCGCGCCGTCGGTCTCGGGCACGACAGCAGGGACCACGGGCCGAACGTTCCTCCCGAAGCAGCGAAAACTTGAGGGCTGCAGATGATTTCGGGGAAGGTCTCAGCCCATATGAGATCAACCGCCCCTCTTCGCCAAGGGACGTACCCAAGGATGACAACGGTGGGGCTTTTGGCAGTGGAGGACCCGGCGGCTGACGGGTCGGCGACATCGGCGGCACTTGCCAAGATCACCGCGGACCGGATGTGCGCGGAGACGGCCGGCTGAGAAGGAAGTCGCCGACGTTCAGGGTTCCGCCAACTGTCTGTGGAGACCGCCGGTTGTGCGAACGGAGTCATACCGTCGAGGGCGACGCGGCGACGCGCATCAGTCCTTGCGGCGGCGAGGCCCCGCATATCGCTCGCGGGGTGGGGCCGACGCACCCGCGCGGCGCCACCCGGCACGTCAGGGCCAGGTCGGCCGATCAGGTGCCGATACCGCGATTCTGCGTAGTCCCTTCGAGTAATGCGCTACCCATAAAGAGCGAACCGTAACAATAAGGGGCGGGGGGGTGGAAGGAAGATCGACGGGAGAGTGGTGCATGCCCCTGCGGAGGCGTAAGGCGCAGCTGAAGGCCCGGGCCGGGAAGACGGCGGTCAGTGGTTACGGTGCGGTGGATGGGCGCCTGCCCGTCAGCGAGCTGGCCCGGCAGTTGCTGCGCAAGGCCTTTCCCGACCATTGGTCCTTTCTCCTCGGTGAGATCGCCCTCTACTCCTTTGTGGTCCTGCTCCTCACCGGCGTGTACCTCACTCTGTTCTTCGACCCGAGCATGATGGAGAGCGTCTACACCGGTTCCTATGTGCCCCTTCAGGGGGTGAGGATGACGCAGGCCTACACCACCACCCTCGACATCAGCTTCGCCGTGCGCGGAGGCCTGCTGATCCGTCAGATCCACCACTGGGCGGCACTCGTGTTCGTCGCCGCGATCGCCGTCCATATGCTGCGGATCTTCTTCACCGGCGCCTTCCGTAAACCGCGGGAGGCCAACTGGATCGTGGGCGTGACACTGTTCGTACTCGCGCTTCTCGAAGGATTCGCGGGCTACTCGCTGCCCGACGACCTGCTGTCCGGTACGGGCCTGAGGACGGCGGCCACCATTGTGGGGTCGATCCCTGTCGTCGGAACGTACCTGGAGCTGTTTGTCTTCGACGGACAGTTCCCGGGCGATGCCGTGATCCCCCGTCTGTACCCCGTGCATGTCCTGCTCGTGCCCGGCCTGATCGTGGCGCTGATCACCGCTCATCTCATCCTGGTGGTCTATCTCAAACACACCCACTGGGCGGGTCAGGGGAAGACCAACGAAAACGCCGTCGGCTCACCGGCGTTTCCTCACTTCACCGCGAAGACCACAGGTTTTTTCCTCATGGTGTTCGGCGTACTGACGTTGCTGGGCGCGCTCGCCCAGATCAACCCCGTATGGAACTACGGCCCCTACCGCGCCAACCAGGTCTCGGGTAACGCACAGCCGGACTGGTATGTCGGGTTCCTGGAGGGCGCGCTCCGGCTGATGCCGCCATGGGAGACCGACATTGCGGGCCACACCGTCATGTGGAATGTGTTCATTCCGGCGATCGTGCTGCCAGGCGTGGTCTTCACAGTGCTGTTCCTCTATCCCTTTTTCGAGAAATGGGTGACGGGCGACCGCAGGGAACACCATCTGTGCGACCGGCCGCGCAATCGGCCGACCCGTACGGGGCTCGGCGTGGCGGCCATCGTCTTCTACGCCGTTCTCCTGGTCGCCGGCGGCAACGACGTCGTAGCCTTCTCGTTCAGGGTTTCGGTCGAGGCCATGACCTGGATCCTCAGAACCGCGCTGATCGCCGCCCCACTCCTGGCCTTCGCGCTGACCAAACGCCTCTGCCTCGCCCTTCAGATGCGGGACCTCCATCGGCTGACCGAAGGTGAGGAGACCGGCCAGGTGACACAGTCGGTGAACGGCGGTCTCTCGGAGAGCCGCCGTGGCCTGAGCCCGACAGCCCGCTACCGCATCCTGATGCGTGATGTCCCGACGCCCCTGGAGCTCCCCGCGGAGGGCCCGATCTCGAGTCGGCGACGGCTTCGGACCGTACTGAGCGGCTGGTACTACGGGGACCTCGTGGAACTGCCCGTCACGGAGGAGCAACGGTCCCGGATCGCGGAGCGGACGACACGGCCGGAGCCGGTCCGCGAACGCGAGGACTGAGAACCACCCTCAGTCCTGGACACGCACGTACTGGAAGACCATTCCGAACACCCCCGCCAGGACCAAGCCCAGCCCGATCAGGAACAGCCACAGACCGAACACCACACCGATGGCGAGCACGGCCATCCCCGCGGCTGTCAGTGACGGCCAGATGCTGTGCGGAGGAAAGAAGTCCACCGGACCGGACCGCTCGTGGATGTACCCGTCCCCGCGGTCCTCGGGGCGCAGGCCCTTCCTCCGGTAGTTGGTGGCGAAGAAGAACGTGACCAGCAACGCCATGAGGAACGAGACGGTGAGAGCCGCCGTGCCTGTCGGATCACGGGACCACACGGCGTAGAGAACATCGGTCACGAGGAAGAACCCCGCGACCCCGGCGAAGACAATGGCCTCGGTCTTCATTCGCCCGACTCCTCTTCAGCGCCCGATGCAGAGCGGGACCCGCCTCGGCCGAGGCCCGGCTTCTCCGGCGTGAGGGGATGGTGCAGGTCGAAGGCCGGCGAGTCGGAACGCACGCGGGGCAAAGCCCGGAAATTGTGCCTCGGGGGCGGACAGGAGGTCGCCCACTCCAGGGAACGACCGAACCCCCACGGGTCGTCCACCTCGACCTTGGGCGCGTAACGGCTGGTGCGCCACACGTTGTACAGGAACGGCAGTGTCGACAGGCCCAGCAGAAAGGAGCCGACGGACGAGATCGTATTGAGCAAGGTGAAGCCGTCCGCCGCGAGATAGTCGGCGTAACGCCGGGGCATTCCGGCCTCACCCAGCCAGTGCTGGACCAGGAAGGTCAGCTGAAAGCCGATGAACAAGGTCCAGAAATGGATACGTCCGATGCGTTCATCCAGCATGCGTCCGGTTAACTTGGGCCACCAGAAGTAGAAGCCGCCGAACATCGCGAAGACTACTGTTCCGAAGAGCACGTAATGGAGGTGGGCGACGATGAAGTACGAATCGGTGAGATGGAAGTCCAGCGGGGGTGAGGCGATCAGCACTCCACTGAGGCCGCCGAGGAGAAAAGTCACGAGGAAGCCGATCGCCCAGAGCATGGGTGCCTCGAACGAGATACTGCCGAGCCACATGGTGCCGATCCAGTTGAAGAACTTGACACCGGTGGGCACGGCGATGACGAACGACATGGCGGAGAAGAAGGGCAGGAGAACGGCTCCTGTCGCGAACATGTGGTGGGCCCAGACAACCGCCGAGAGCATGGTGATGCTGATCGTGGCCATCACCATTCCGAAATACCCGAACATCGGCTTCCGGCTGAACGCGGGAATGATCTCGCTCACCACTCCGAAGAAGGGCAGTGCGACAATGTAGACCTCGGGATGGCCGAAGAACCAGAACAGGTGCTGCCACAGCAGCGCCCCGCCGTTCGCGGCGTCGTAAACATGGGCCCCGAACTTCCGGTCGGCTTCTAGGGCGAGCAGGGTGGCGGCGAGCACCGGAAACGCGAGCAGCGCGAGGATCGAGGTGAACAGTACGTTCCAGGTGAAGATCGGCATCCGGAACATGGTCATACCCGGCGCACGCAGACAGACGATCGTAGTGATGAAATTGACGGATGCTAGGGTCGTACTGATCCCCGACAGCACGAGGCCCATAGTCCAGAGGTCTCCGCCGGCGCCGGGCGAGAAGACGGCACTGTTCAGCGGTGCGTAGGCGAACCAGCCGAAGTGGGCCGCGCCGCCGGGCACCACGAATCCGGACACCACGATGATTCCGCCGAAGAGGAAGAGCCAGTAGGTGAGCGCGTTGAGGCGGGGAAAGGCGACGTCGGGCGCGCCGATCTGAAGCGGCATGATGGCGTTCGCGAAGCCGCCGAACATCGGCGTGGCGAACAGCAGCATCATGATGGTGCCGTGGACAGTGAACAGCTGGTTGTACTGTTCCGCGCTGACGATCTGCAGCCCTGGCCGGGCCAGCTCCGCGCGCATGAGCATGGCCAGCACTCCGGCCAGCAGGAAGAACCCGAACGCGGTGACTATGTAGAGATTGCCGATGACCTTGTGGTCGGTGGTCGTCAGCCATCCCATGAGTCTCACACCGGCATTGATGCGCTTGTTGGCCACCGGCGCGGCCGACGCGGCTTCCTGCAGGTCCTGCGCCATCAGTTCTCCGTCCCTCCCGGTTGACTCGATGGTGGAGCCTGCCACCGTGGACGGCCCGTACGACTGGCGGTGACACCTCGAATTTCACCAATTCACCGGTGTTCCGATCGGGTGTCCCAGGAGCCCGCATCGTCCAGGATGCCGGGCGGTCATGAGCCGGACCGTCGTCACGTCCGGTGCGAGCGCCGGGGGTCGGCTGGTTGACGGCGCGTCTGTTCGGGCGGGCATGCGCGACTGTGCTCTGGCAGTGGACCAGCTGTTCCGGCCCCGCAGCCGCCCACCGGCTCAAACGCTCAGGACCTGAAGTGGGATGCCGAAGGCCACCTCGCGACCCTCACTGAGGCCGACAAGACCAGCAGCTACGTCTACGACGCCGACGGCAACCGACTCATCGCCAAGAACGCCGACGGCTCCAGCACACTTACCCTGCTCCAGGGCAACGTAACTCACCGTCGCCGCCAACGGCACCAAGACCGCCACCCGTTACTACACGCACAACGGCGAAACCGTGGCCGTCCGCACAGGTGCGACCACCTCGTACCTCATCAGCGACCACCAGGGCACGGCGATGACCGCCATCACGGTCGGAACTCTCGCCCTCACCCCCCGCGGCAAGCAACTCCCCTTCGGACAGCTCCGCACCACTCAGTCGACAGCCTTCGGAACCAACCGTGCCGGTGGCCGGTGCGCCCTGCTGGGTGAGCCTGATGGCACGGGACCTGCGCGCGGCACAGTTCTTCTACTCCGGTGTCATGGGCTGGACGTTCAGGCCCAGCATGCTTGGCAGCGAGTTCTCGGTGGCTCTGGCCCATGGTGAACCGGTTGCCGG
The sequence above is drawn from the Streptomyces sp. NBC_01591 genome and encodes:
- the qcrB gene encoding cytochrome bc1 complex cytochrome b subunit: MPLRRRKAQLKARAGKTAVSGYGAVDGRLPVSELARQLLRKAFPDHWSFLLGEIALYSFVVLLLTGVYLTLFFDPSMMESVYTGSYVPLQGVRMTQAYTTTLDISFAVRGGLLIRQIHHWAALVFVAAIAVHMLRIFFTGAFRKPREANWIVGVTLFVLALLEGFAGYSLPDDLLSGTGLRTAATIVGSIPVVGTYLELFVFDGQFPGDAVIPRLYPVHVLLVPGLIVALITAHLILVVYLKHTHWAGQGKTNENAVGSPAFPHFTAKTTGFFLMVFGVLTLLGALAQINPVWNYGPYRANQVSGNAQPDWYVGFLEGALRLMPPWETDIAGHTVMWNVFIPAIVLPGVVFTVLFLYPFFEKWVTGDRREHHLCDRPRNRPTRTGLGVAAIVFYAVLLVAGGNDVVAFSFRVSVEAMTWILRTALIAAPLLAFALTKRLCLALQMRDLHRLTEGEETGQVTQSVNGGLSESRRGLSPTARYRILMRDVPTPLELPAEGPISSRRRLRTVLSGWYYGDLVELPVTEEQRSRIAERTTRPEPVRERED
- the ctaD gene encoding aa3-type cytochrome oxidase subunit I yields the protein MAQDLQEAASAAPVANKRINAGVRLMGWLTTTDHKVIGNLYIVTAFGFFLLAGVLAMLMRAELARPGLQIVSAEQYNQLFTVHGTIMMLLFATPMFGGFANAIMPLQIGAPDVAFPRLNALTYWLFLFGGIIVVSGFVVPGGAAHFGWFAYAPLNSAVFSPGAGGDLWTMGLVLSGISTTLASVNFITTIVCLRAPGMTMFRMPIFTWNVLFTSILALLAFPVLAATLLALEADRKFGAHVYDAANGGALLWQHLFWFFGHPEVYIVALPFFGVVSEIIPAFSRKPMFGYFGMVMATISITMLSAVVWAHHMFATGAVLLPFFSAMSFVIAVPTGVKFFNWIGTMWLGSISFEAPMLWAIGFLVTFLLGGLSGVLIASPPLDFHLTDSYFIVAHLHYVLFGTVVFAMFGGFYFWWPKLTGRMLDERIGRIHFWTLFIGFQLTFLVQHWLGEAGMPRRYADYLAADGFTLLNTISSVGSFLLGLSTLPFLYNVWRTSRYAPKVEVDDPWGFGRSLEWATSCPPPRHNFRALPRVRSDSPAFDLHHPLTPEKPGLGRGGSRSASGAEEESGE
- a CDS encoding cytochrome c oxidase subunit 4, encoding MKTEAIVFAGVAGFFLVTDVLYAVWSRDPTGTAALTVSFLMALLVTFFFATNYRRKGLRPEDRGDGYIHERSGPVDFFPPHSIWPSLTAAGMAVLAIGVVFGLWLFLIGLGLVLAGVFGMVFQYVRVQD